In Anthonomus grandis grandis chromosome 6, icAntGran1.3, whole genome shotgun sequence, one DNA window encodes the following:
- the LOC126737336 gene encoding 60S ribosomal protein L3 gives MSHRKFSAPRHGSMGFYPKKRSRRHRGKVKAFPKDDPSKPVHLTAFIGYKAGMTHVVREADRPGSKINKKEIVEAVTILETPPMVVVGVVGYIETPHGLRALATVWAEHLSEDCRRRFYKNWYKSKKKAFTKASKKWSDDLGKKSIERDLKKIIKYCKVVRVIAHTQMKLMKQRQKKAHIMEIQLNGGTIADKVAWAREHLEKPIPVNTVFAQDEVIDVIGVTKGKGYKGVTSRWHTKKLPRKTHKGLRKVACIGAWHPSRVSFTVARAGQKGYHHRTEMNKKIYRIGEGIHTKDGKVIKNNASTAYDLSEKTITPMGGFPHYGEVNNDFIMIKGCCMGPKKRVITLRKSLLVHTSRVALEKINLKFIDTASKFGHGRFQTPADKAAFMGPLKKDRLKEEEKAAPATAAAASS, from the exons ATG TCTCACCGCAAATTCAGCGCGCCTCGTCATGGTTCCATGGGATTCTACCCCAAGAAAAGGTCCAGGAGGCACCGTGGAAAAGTAAAGGCATTCCCTAAGGATGACCCATCTAAACCTGTCCATTTAACCGCTTTCATCGGTTATAAGGCTGGTATGACCCATGTGGTACGTGAGGCAGATCGTCCAGGATCaa AGATCAACAAAAAAGAGATTGTAGAAGCTGTAACTATCTTGGAAACCCCTCCAATGGTTGTTGTTGGGGTTGTTGGATACATTGAAACTCCTCACGGTTTGAGGGCTCTCGCTACTGTTTGGGCTGAGCATTTATCTGAAGATTGCAGAAGGAGATTCTACAAGAACTG GTACAAGAGCAAGAAGAAGGCCTTTACCAAAGCCTCAAAGAAATGGTCTGATGATTTAGGAAAGAAGTCCATTGAAAGAGACcttaaaaagatcattaaatattgcaaagttgtcagagttattgCCCACACACAG atgAAACTGATGAAACAAAGGCAAAAGAAGGCCCATATTATGGAAATCCAACTTAATGGTGGCACTATTGCTGATAAAGTTGCATGGGCCAGGGAACATCTGGAGAAACCCATTCCTGTCAACACTGTATTTGCTCAAGATGAAGTGATTGATGTTATTGGAGTAACCAAGGGTAAAGGATACAAAG GTGTAACTTCGAGGTGGCACACCAAGAAACTGCCCCGTAAGACTCACAAGGGTTTGAGGAAAGTTGCCTGTATTGGAGCGTGGCATCCTTCCAGAGTATCCTTCACTGTAGCCCGTGCTGGTCAAAAGGGTTACCACCACCGTACTGAGATGAACAAGAAAATTTATAGAATCGGAGAGGGCATCCATACCAAGGATGGCAAG GTTATCAAGAACAATGCTTCCACTGCTTACGATTTGTCAGAAAAGACCATCACTCCCATGGGTGGTTTCCCCCATTATGGTGAAGTAAACAATGATTTCATCATGATTAAGGGATGTTGTATGGGACCTAAGAAGCGAGTGATTACCCTCAGAAAG tcgCTCCTTGTCCATACCAGTCGTGTGGCCCTGGAAAAGATCAACTTAAAGTTCATCGATACCGCCTCCAAGTTCGGACACGGTCGTTTCCAGACCCCGGCGGACAAGGCCGCCTTCATGGGTCCCCTCAAGAAGGACAGGCTGAAGGAGGAAGAAAAGGCTGCGCCGGCCACCGCTGCTGCTGCCTCTTCCTAA